The following coding sequences lie in one Arachis hypogaea cultivar Tifrunner chromosome 9, arahy.Tifrunner.gnm2.J5K5, whole genome shotgun sequence genomic window:
- the LOC112710830 gene encoding preprotein translocase subunit SECE1 has protein sequence MALQAHSPSRLLLHSQSPLQSTQTPSTLTLSLTAAFNPKPLTLSFSRRRQRSITVSPVVEESQESSEPEAEAEAEEKEVTVADELKKAMQERREKEGEEEFWGGVGREIREIEWPPFGKVLGTTSVVISVIFGSSVVLLTLNALLAELSDRVFAGKGVQDFFT, from the coding sequence ATGGCGCTGCAAGCTCACTCTCCTTCACGCTTACTCTTACACTCGCAGTCTCCGTTACAGTCAACACAAACTCCTTCCACTCTCACACTCTCACTCACTGCCGCCTTCAACCCCAAACCCCTCACTCTCTCTTTCTCACGGCGTCGGCAGAGGAGTATTACGGTGTCCCCAGTGGTGGAGGAAAGCCAGGAGAGTTCCGAACCGGAAgcggaagcagaagcagaagagaAAGAAGTGACGGTGGCCGATGAGCTGAAGAAGGCGATGcaggagagaagagagaaagaaggagaagaagagttttgggGCGGAGTAGGGCGAGAGATCAGGGAGATCGAGTGGCCACCCTTTGGGAAGGTGCTGGGCACCACCAGCGTTGTTATCAGCGTCATCTTTGGTTCCAGCGTCGTTTTGCTCACTCTCAATGCTCTTCTCGCTGAGCTTTCTGACCGCGTTTTCGCCGGCAAAGGGGTTCAGGATTTCTTCACCTAA